The following are encoded in a window of Ranitomeya variabilis isolate aRanVar5 chromosome 8, aRanVar5.hap1, whole genome shotgun sequence genomic DNA:
- the COPG1 gene encoding coatomer subunit gamma-1 isoform X1, with the protein MLKKFDKKDEESGGSSNPFQHLEKSAVLQEARLFNETPINPRKCAHILTKVLYLINQGEHMGATEATEAFFAMTKLFQSNDPTLRRMCYLTIKEMASISEDVIIVTSSLTKDMTGKDDSYRGPAVRALCKITDSTMLQAIERYMKQAIVDKVPSVSSSALVSSLHLLKTSFDVVKRWVNEAQEAASSDNIMVQYHALGLLYHVRKNDRLSVNKMLSKFMRHGLKSPFAYCMMIRVASKLLEEEDGNRDSPLFDFIESCLRNKHEMVVYEAASAIVNLPSCTAKELAPAVSVLQLFCSSPKAALRYAAVRTLNKVAMKHPSAVTACNLDLENLVTDSNRSIATLAITTLLKTGSESSIDRLMKQISSFMSEISDEFKVVVVQAISALCHKYPRKHAVMMNFLFTMLREEGGFDYKRAIVDCIISIIEENPESKETGLSHLCEFIEDCEFTVLATRILHLLGQEGPRTSSPSKYIRFIYNRVILENEEVRAGAVSALAKFGAQNEDVLPSILVLLRRCVMDDDNEVRDRATFYLNILEQRQKALNSSYILNGITVSVPGLERALHQYTLEPSEKPFDLKAVPLATTPIAEQRAENAPATAVRQPEKVVSTRQDIFQEQLAAVPEFKSLGALFKSSPEPVALTESETEYVVRCTKHTFANHLVFQFDCTNTLNDQILENVTVQMEPIEGYEVICCVPAKSLSYNQPGTCYTLLSIPEEDLSAYSCTFSCMLKFTVKDCDPNTGEADEEGYDDEYVLEDVEVTVVDHIQKVLKPNFSAAWDEVGGEYEKEETFNLSTIKTLEDAVGNVIKFLGMQPCERSDKVPENKNAHTLYLAGVFRGGHDILVRAKLVLTDTVTMQVTARSKEEYPVDAIMASVG; encoded by the exons ATGCTGAAGAAGTTCGATAAGAAGGACGAGGAGTCCG GTGGCAGCTCCAATCCTTTCCAGCACTTGGAGAAAAGTGCCGTTCTCCAGGAG GCTCGTTTGTTTAATGAGACTCCCATCAATCCCCGAAAATGTGCTCACATCCTGACCAAGGTCCTGTATCTGATAAACCAG GGGGAGCACATGGGAGCCACAGAAGCTACAGAAGCTTTTTTTGCCATGACCAAATTGTTCCAGTCAAACGAT CCGACCCTGCGCAGGATGTGCTACCTCACCATAAAGGAGATGGCGAGTATCTCTGAGGATGTGATCATCGTCACCAGCAG TTTAACCAAAGACATGACCGGGAAGGATGACAGCTACAGGGGTCCCGCCGTGAGAGCCTTGTGTAAAATCACAGAT AGCACCATGCTGCAGGCCATCGAACGCTACATGAAACAGGCCATCGTGGATAAAGTGCCAAGCGTGTCCAGCTCCGCTCTGGTCTCCTCCCTG CACTTGCTGAAGACCAGTTTTGACGTAGTGAAGCGGTGGGTGAATGAAGCGCAGGAAGCAGCGTCCAGTGATAACATCATGGTGCAG TACCACGCTCTGGGATTGCTGTACCACGTCCGTAAGAACGATCGTCTTTCCGTCAACAAGATGCTGAGTAAGTTCATGCGTCACGGCCTGAAGTCTCCATTCGCATACTGTATGATGATTCGGGTGGCCAGTAAGCTCCTGGAGGAGGAAGATGGAAA CCGGGACAGTCCCCTGTTTGATTTCATTGAGAGCTGCCTACGAAACAAGCATGAGATGGTGGTTTATGAAGCTGCTTCTGCCATTGTTAACCTGCCCTCCTGCACTGCCAAAGAGCTGGCACCCGCTGTGTCTG tgttACAGCTGTTTTGCAGTTCTCCAAAAGCCGCCCTTCGTTACGCTGCGGTCAGGACACTTAATAAG GTCGCCATGAAACACCCGTCAGCCGTCACTGCCTGCAACTTGGACTTAGAGAATCTGGTGACCGACTCCAACCGCAGCATTGCCACCTTGGCCATCACCACACTGCTGAAGACTGGCAGCGAGAGCAGCATCGACCGACTCATGAAACAGATCTCATCTTTCATGTCTGAAATCTCAGACGAGTTCAAG GTGGTGGTGGTACAAGCGATCAGTGCTCTGTGTCACAAGTATCCCCGTAAGCATGCCGTCATGATGAACTTCCTATTCACCATGCTCAGGGAAGAG GGCGGATTTGACTACAAAAGAGCCATTGTCGACTGTATCATCAGCATCATTGAGGAGAATCCAGAAAGCAAAGAGACCGGACTGTCCCATCTGTGCGAGTTCATAGAGGACTGCGAGTTCACCGTTCTGGCCACTCGCATCCTCCACCTCCTGGGACAGGAAGGTCCCAGGACCAGCAGTCCGTCCAAATATATCCGCTTCATCTACAACAGAGTTATACTGGAGAACGAGGAGGTTCGAGCAG GTGCTGTCAGTGCTTTGGCCAAATTTGGTGCTCAAAATGAAGACGTGTTGCCCAGCATTTTGGTGTTGTTGAGAAG ATGTGTAATGGATGACGACAATGAAGTGAGAGATCGAGCTACATTCTATCTGAACATTTTGGAGCAAAGGCAAAAGGCTCTGAATTCTTCCTACATCCTTAACG GAATAACGGTATCCGTCCCTGGATTGGAGCGGGCGTTACATCAGTACACGCTGGAGCCTTCCGAAAAGCCGTTCGACCTGAAGGCCGTGCCATTGGCCACCACACCCATAGCAGAACAGAGAGCAG AAAATGCACCGGCCACAGCAGTAAGGCAGCCGGAGAAAGTGGTATCTACCAGACAGGACATATTCCAAG AGCAACTTGCTGCTGTTCCTGAATTTAAGAGCCTCGGCGCTCTATTCAAGTCGTCTCCTGAACCCGTGGCCCTTACCGAATCCGAGACAGAATACGTTGTCCGATGCACGAAGCACACGTTCGCCAATCACTTAGTGTTCCAG TTCGATTGCACCAATACACTGAACGATCAGATCCTGGAGAACGTCACTGTACAGATGGAGCCCATAGAGGGCTATGAAGTCATCTGCTGTGTGCCGGCGAAGTCTCTGTCCTACAACCAGCCCGGGACCTGCTACACTCTGCTCTCTATCCCTGAGGAAGATCTCTCTGCCT ACTCATGCACATTTAGCTGCATGTTGAAGTTTACTGTAAAGGACTGCGATCCTAACACCGGTGAAGCTGACGAAGAGGGTTACGACGATGAGTACGTG CTGGAGGACGTGGAGGTGACCGTGGTGGATCACATACAGAAAGTTTTGAAGCCGAACTTTAGTGCTGCTTGGGACGAGGTGGGAGGTGAATATGAAAAAGAAGAGACTTTCAACCTTTCCACCATCAAAACTCTGGAAG ATGCGGTTGGAAATGTAATAAAGTTCCTGGGAATGCAGCCATGTGAGAGGTCTGATAAAGTGCCAGAGAACAAAAATGCTCACACCCTGTACCTGGCAG GTGTATTTCGGGGAGGCCATGACATCTTGGTACGGGCAAAGTTGGTCCTGACAGACACGGTGACTATGCAGGTTACTGCCCGGAGTAAGGAGGAGTATCCAGTTGACGCCATCATGGCTTCCGTTGGTTAA
- the COPG1 gene encoding coatomer subunit gamma-1 isoform X2, with amino-acid sequence MFLADHHHGGSSNPFQHLEKSAVLQEARLFNETPINPRKCAHILTKVLYLINQGEHMGATEATEAFFAMTKLFQSNDPTLRRMCYLTIKEMASISEDVIIVTSSLTKDMTGKDDSYRGPAVRALCKITDSTMLQAIERYMKQAIVDKVPSVSSSALVSSLHLLKTSFDVVKRWVNEAQEAASSDNIMVQYHALGLLYHVRKNDRLSVNKMLSKFMRHGLKSPFAYCMMIRVASKLLEEEDGNRDSPLFDFIESCLRNKHEMVVYEAASAIVNLPSCTAKELAPAVSVLQLFCSSPKAALRYAAVRTLNKVAMKHPSAVTACNLDLENLVTDSNRSIATLAITTLLKTGSESSIDRLMKQISSFMSEISDEFKVVVVQAISALCHKYPRKHAVMMNFLFTMLREEGGFDYKRAIVDCIISIIEENPESKETGLSHLCEFIEDCEFTVLATRILHLLGQEGPRTSSPSKYIRFIYNRVILENEEVRAGAVSALAKFGAQNEDVLPSILVLLRRCVMDDDNEVRDRATFYLNILEQRQKALNSSYILNGITVSVPGLERALHQYTLEPSEKPFDLKAVPLATTPIAEQRAENAPATAVRQPEKVVSTRQDIFQEQLAAVPEFKSLGALFKSSPEPVALTESETEYVVRCTKHTFANHLVFQFDCTNTLNDQILENVTVQMEPIEGYEVICCVPAKSLSYNQPGTCYTLLSIPEEDLSAYSCTFSCMLKFTVKDCDPNTGEADEEGYDDEYVLEDVEVTVVDHIQKVLKPNFSAAWDEVGGEYEKEETFNLSTIKTLEDAVGNVIKFLGMQPCERSDKVPENKNAHTLYLAGVFRGGHDILVRAKLVLTDTVTMQVTARSKEEYPVDAIMASVG; translated from the exons GTGGCAGCTCCAATCCTTTCCAGCACTTGGAGAAAAGTGCCGTTCTCCAGGAG GCTCGTTTGTTTAATGAGACTCCCATCAATCCCCGAAAATGTGCTCACATCCTGACCAAGGTCCTGTATCTGATAAACCAG GGGGAGCACATGGGAGCCACAGAAGCTACAGAAGCTTTTTTTGCCATGACCAAATTGTTCCAGTCAAACGAT CCGACCCTGCGCAGGATGTGCTACCTCACCATAAAGGAGATGGCGAGTATCTCTGAGGATGTGATCATCGTCACCAGCAG TTTAACCAAAGACATGACCGGGAAGGATGACAGCTACAGGGGTCCCGCCGTGAGAGCCTTGTGTAAAATCACAGAT AGCACCATGCTGCAGGCCATCGAACGCTACATGAAACAGGCCATCGTGGATAAAGTGCCAAGCGTGTCCAGCTCCGCTCTGGTCTCCTCCCTG CACTTGCTGAAGACCAGTTTTGACGTAGTGAAGCGGTGGGTGAATGAAGCGCAGGAAGCAGCGTCCAGTGATAACATCATGGTGCAG TACCACGCTCTGGGATTGCTGTACCACGTCCGTAAGAACGATCGTCTTTCCGTCAACAAGATGCTGAGTAAGTTCATGCGTCACGGCCTGAAGTCTCCATTCGCATACTGTATGATGATTCGGGTGGCCAGTAAGCTCCTGGAGGAGGAAGATGGAAA CCGGGACAGTCCCCTGTTTGATTTCATTGAGAGCTGCCTACGAAACAAGCATGAGATGGTGGTTTATGAAGCTGCTTCTGCCATTGTTAACCTGCCCTCCTGCACTGCCAAAGAGCTGGCACCCGCTGTGTCTG tgttACAGCTGTTTTGCAGTTCTCCAAAAGCCGCCCTTCGTTACGCTGCGGTCAGGACACTTAATAAG GTCGCCATGAAACACCCGTCAGCCGTCACTGCCTGCAACTTGGACTTAGAGAATCTGGTGACCGACTCCAACCGCAGCATTGCCACCTTGGCCATCACCACACTGCTGAAGACTGGCAGCGAGAGCAGCATCGACCGACTCATGAAACAGATCTCATCTTTCATGTCTGAAATCTCAGACGAGTTCAAG GTGGTGGTGGTACAAGCGATCAGTGCTCTGTGTCACAAGTATCCCCGTAAGCATGCCGTCATGATGAACTTCCTATTCACCATGCTCAGGGAAGAG GGCGGATTTGACTACAAAAGAGCCATTGTCGACTGTATCATCAGCATCATTGAGGAGAATCCAGAAAGCAAAGAGACCGGACTGTCCCATCTGTGCGAGTTCATAGAGGACTGCGAGTTCACCGTTCTGGCCACTCGCATCCTCCACCTCCTGGGACAGGAAGGTCCCAGGACCAGCAGTCCGTCCAAATATATCCGCTTCATCTACAACAGAGTTATACTGGAGAACGAGGAGGTTCGAGCAG GTGCTGTCAGTGCTTTGGCCAAATTTGGTGCTCAAAATGAAGACGTGTTGCCCAGCATTTTGGTGTTGTTGAGAAG ATGTGTAATGGATGACGACAATGAAGTGAGAGATCGAGCTACATTCTATCTGAACATTTTGGAGCAAAGGCAAAAGGCTCTGAATTCTTCCTACATCCTTAACG GAATAACGGTATCCGTCCCTGGATTGGAGCGGGCGTTACATCAGTACACGCTGGAGCCTTCCGAAAAGCCGTTCGACCTGAAGGCCGTGCCATTGGCCACCACACCCATAGCAGAACAGAGAGCAG AAAATGCACCGGCCACAGCAGTAAGGCAGCCGGAGAAAGTGGTATCTACCAGACAGGACATATTCCAAG AGCAACTTGCTGCTGTTCCTGAATTTAAGAGCCTCGGCGCTCTATTCAAGTCGTCTCCTGAACCCGTGGCCCTTACCGAATCCGAGACAGAATACGTTGTCCGATGCACGAAGCACACGTTCGCCAATCACTTAGTGTTCCAG TTCGATTGCACCAATACACTGAACGATCAGATCCTGGAGAACGTCACTGTACAGATGGAGCCCATAGAGGGCTATGAAGTCATCTGCTGTGTGCCGGCGAAGTCTCTGTCCTACAACCAGCCCGGGACCTGCTACACTCTGCTCTCTATCCCTGAGGAAGATCTCTCTGCCT ACTCATGCACATTTAGCTGCATGTTGAAGTTTACTGTAAAGGACTGCGATCCTAACACCGGTGAAGCTGACGAAGAGGGTTACGACGATGAGTACGTG CTGGAGGACGTGGAGGTGACCGTGGTGGATCACATACAGAAAGTTTTGAAGCCGAACTTTAGTGCTGCTTGGGACGAGGTGGGAGGTGAATATGAAAAAGAAGAGACTTTCAACCTTTCCACCATCAAAACTCTGGAAG ATGCGGTTGGAAATGTAATAAAGTTCCTGGGAATGCAGCCATGTGAGAGGTCTGATAAAGTGCCAGAGAACAAAAATGCTCACACCCTGTACCTGGCAG GTGTATTTCGGGGAGGCCATGACATCTTGGTACGGGCAAAGTTGGTCCTGACAGACACGGTGACTATGCAGGTTACTGCCCGGAGTAAGGAGGAGTATCCAGTTGACGCCATCATGGCTTCCGTTGGTTAA
- the HMCES gene encoding abasic site processing protein HMCES, whose product MCGRTACTLGPEAVSKACEYKDKQEQRKCPQWRDGDAENYRPSYNKSPQSNSPVLLSMKHFQKDADSSERVLAAMRWGLIPSWFTESDPSKMQYSTNNCRSDTMCEKTLYKGPFFKGRRCVVLADGFYEWRRQDGEKQPYFIYFPQVKSEQYEDTKDGPDGGGQRLLTMAGLFDCWDPPAGGRDPLYSYTIITVDSSKSMNWIHDRMPAILDGDEEIQKWLDFGEVPAKEALKLIQPIENITHHPVSTIVNNSRNNSPECITPIILQKKKEPALSASSKNMLAWLQNKSPKKEEPEGVKPPAKLSQLAFSPKKTSAGLMHQWLKKEGEPSPKRPRK is encoded by the exons ATGTGTGGCCGCACAGCCTGCACGCTGGGCCCGGAGGCCGTCAGTAAAGCCTGCGAATACAAAGACAAACAAGAGCAAAGAAAGTGTCCGCAATGGAGGGACGGCGACGCCGAGAATTACCGCCCCTCGTACAATAAAAGCCCCCAGTCCAAcagccccgtcctcctgtccatgAAGCATTTTCAGAAG GATGCTGACTCTTCGGAGCGAGTCCTCGCCGCCATGCGCTGGGGTCTTATCCCCTCCTGGTTCACCGAATCCGACCCATCGAAAATGCAGTATAGCACCAACAACTGCCGCAGCGACACCATGTGCGAGAAGACGCTGTACAAG GGGCCGTTTTTTAAAGGCCGGAGATGTGTGGTTCTGGCGGACGGATTCTATGAGTGGAGACGGCAGGATGGGGAGAAGCAGCCGTACTTTATATACTTCCCTCAGGTCAAATCTGAACAG TATGAAGACACTAAGGACGGTCCCGATGGAGGGGGTCAGAGGCTGCTCACAATGGCCGGACTGTTTGACTGCTGGGACCCCCCTGCAGGAGGCAGAGACCCTCTTTATTCTTACACTATTATCACAGTGGACTCCTCCAAAAGTATGAACTGGATTCATGACCG GATGCCGGCGATTCTGGACGGTGATGAGGAGATCCAAAAATGGCTGGACTTTGGAGAGGTTCCTGCCAAGGAAGCGCTGAAACTTATACAGCCCATCGAAAACATCACTCACCACCCGGTGTCCACCATCGTGAACAACTCTCGGAACAACAGCCCTGAATGCATCACTCCCATCATCCTGCAGAAGAAAAAG GAGCCTGCTCTGAGCGCCAGCAGTAAGAACATGTTGGCATGGCTACAAAATAAGTCTCCGAAGAAAGAGGAACCAGAAGGGGTTAAACCGCCGGCTAAACTTTCTCAGCTCGCTTTTTCACCCAAGAAGACAAGTGCGGGGTTAATGCATCAGTGGCTAAAGAAAGAAGGGGAGCCGTCACCTAAGAGGCCGAGGAAATAA
- the LOC143787626 gene encoding histone H2A type 2-B, with amino-acid sequence MSGRGKSGGKARAKAKSRSSRAGLQFPVGRVHRLLRKGNYAERVGAGAPVYLAAVLEYLSAEILELAGNAARDNKKTRIIPRHLQLAIRNDEELNKLLGGVTIAQGGVLPNIQAVLLPKKTQSSKK; translated from the coding sequence ATGTCAGGACGAGGGAAATCCGGCGGTAAGGCCCGGGCCAAGGCCAAGTCCCGCTCCTCCAGGGCCGGGCTGCAGTTTCCAGTAGGCCGCGTCCACCGGCTGCTCCGGAAGGGGAATTACGCCGAGCGGGTGGGGGCCGGCGCCCCCGTGTACCTGGCCGCCGTGCTGGAGTACCTGTCCGCGGAGATCCTGGAGCTGGCGGGGAACGCGGCCCGGGACAACAAGAAGACGCGCATCATCCCGCGGCACCTGCAGCTGGCGATCCGCAACGACGAGGAGCTGAACAAGCTGCTGGGAGGGGTGACCATCGCCCAGGGGGGCGTCCTGCCCAACATCCAGGCCGTGCTGCTGCCCAAGAAGACGCAGAGCTCCAAGAAGTGA
- the LOC143787627 gene encoding uncharacterized protein LOC143787627, translated as MAQQEVAPATPSRKAKSAAAAGGSAKKSGGKKKNQPGRYSQLVVDTIRKLGERNGSSLAKIYGEAKNVSWFDQQNGRTYLKYSVKALVQNDTLLQVKGVGANGSFRLNKKKLEVLAVPRRKSPKPAAKKPAAAAKKPAAPKKSPKKAKPAPKKSSKSPKKATGSRAGKAKKASKPKGLKAKKS; from the coding sequence ATGGCGCAGCAAGAAGTCGCACCTGCAACCCCCAGCAGAAAAGCCAAATCTGCGGCGGCGGCCGGGGGCAGCGCCAAGAAGTCCGGCGGCAAAAAGAAGAACCAGCCGGGCAGGTACAGCCAACTGGTGGTGGACACCATCCGCAAACTGGGCGAGAGGAACGGCTCCTCCCTGGCCAAGATCTACGGCGAGGCCAAGAACGTGTCCTGGTTCGACCAGCAGAACGGCCGCACCTACCTGAAGTACTCGGTGAAGGCGCTGGTGCAGAACGACACCCTGCTGCAGGTGAAGGGGGTCGGGGCCAACGGCTCCTTCCGCCTCAACAAGAAGAAGCTGGAGGTGCTGGCGGTGCCCCGGAGGAAGAGCCCCAAACCGGCGGCCAAGAAGCCGGCGGCGGCCGCCAAGAAGCCGGCGGCTCCCAAGAAGAGCCCCAAGAAGGCGAAGCCGGCCCCCAAAAAGAGCAGCAAGAGCCCCAAAAAGGCGACCGGCAGCCGGGCCGGCAAGGCGAAGAAGGCGAGCAAGCCCAAGGGGCTGAAGGCCAAGAAATCTTAG